The DNA window TGACCACCGTTTCGTTCTGCCCGAGCAGCGCGCGGCTGGTGGCCACGCCGGTGAAGACCTGATTGACGTGCTGCGGCTGCACCTGGCGCGAAATCTCGCTCACCATCGCCGACTGATTCGGATCCCCTGCGCCCAGCCCGACGGAGAGGGCGTTATCAATCAGCTTCGCGTAGTCGCGCATATCGGCCACCGCGCTGGCGACGTCCGGGTAGTTTTTGGAGAGCACGCCGACCAGGACATGACCTTCCGCCGCGTCGTAGATTTCCCGGGCGTTGTCTTTGCTACCCGCCAGGACGTTCAGGCACACGCGGTCACGGTAAAAGTTTGGGGTCAGTTTCATGCTTGTTTCTCCTTGTTCAGAACTTCCGCGATACGGCGGGCGACTACCGCCAGCTGCTGGGCGTCAACGCTGCGGACATCGGCTTCGATAATGCCTTCATTCGCTTTATAGCCGCGGAAGTAGATGGCGTATTCGCCCTGCTTCAGCGCGTTAACCAGATCGCCGGTCTTCACGCCGGTCACCGCTTCGTCGAATTTGATTTCGGCGCGGGCGATATCGCGGCCGGCGCTGTCCCATACCACGCGGGCAGTGACGCCGTTGAGGGTATTGAGCTGTTCGATAAACGGCGTCATCTTCGCCACCATCTCTTCGCCGCTCTCTTTGCTTGCCGTCAGGTAGTGTTCAATGGCGCAGGTCAGGCCGAGGATCCCCTCTTTACCCACTTTCATCGCCCGGCCAATCCCCATCGACTGGCGTTTAACCCACTCGACGTACTGCGTTTTGCCGATCACCAGCCCGCTGGTCGGCCCTTCAATCGCTTTCGCGCCGCTGTAGATCACCAGGTCGGCGCCCATGCGGTAGTAGCCCTGCAGATCTTCCTCCGCCGCCGCGTCGACGATCAGCGGTAAATGATGCTGACGCGCCACTTCCGCGGCCTGCGCCACGTTGAGCATGCTTTTCTGCACGCAGTGGTGGGATTTGATGTAGAGGATCGCCGCGGTGCGCGGGGTGATCGCCGCCGCCAGCTGTTCGGCAGAGCATTCGTTGGCGTAGCCCGCTTCCACCAGCCTGCCGCCGCCCAGCGCCACCATGGTGCCGACCGGCGCGCCGAAGTTGACGTTGTGGCCCTTCGGCAGGACGATTTCGTTATGCTCTATCGGCGTGACGTGCAGGTTATCCAGCAGCCAGTCGCTGTCTTTCACCAGCACCGCCGCCACCGACTGGGCAATCCCTGCCGAGGCGCAGGAGACCACGGTCGCCCCTTCCACGTCCAGCAGCCTGGCGATGTACTCGCCGGTTTTATTCACCAGATCTTTCATTTCAAAGTACTGGTTCATGCCGGCCATCGCGGCGTCCACCACTTCCGGACGCGGCGTGGAAACGCCCAGCGCCGTCATCCGGCCGGAAGTGTTAATAACTTGTTTTAAATGGTATTTTTCAAAAATCGAAGGCATGTTCCGCGCTCCCTTGTTCGGTCAGATAGCCTTTGCCCGCGCGGATCGCAGCCAGCGGCACCAGAATGTTGTCTGCCTGGAGGCTCTCTTTTTCGGCATCCACCAGCAGCGTTGGCTGGCGCTCCAGGCGAAATAGCGTGAGATCGGCGTCGAAACCCACTTCCAGCCGCCCTTTACGCGACAGGCGCAGCCCCTCGGCAGCGCTGACGGTCACGCAGGCAATCACCTGCGGCAGGGTCATGCCGATGGCGAGAAATTTCGACATCACCAGCGCCAGCGAACGCACCGGGCCGTCAATGCGGTTACGGCAGTAAATATCCGAGCTGATGGTGTGCGGCAGAATGCCCAGCGCAATCGCCCGGCGCGCCACTTCAAAGCTGAAGCTGGCGGTACCGTGGCCGACGTCGAGGCGCACGCCGCGCTGCAGGGCGCGAGTAATCGAACTGCGCAGTTC is part of the Klebsiella quasipneumoniae subsp. quasipneumoniae genome and encodes:
- a CDS encoding DgaE family pyridoxal phosphate-dependent ammonia lyase — its product is MPSIFEKYHLKQVINTSGRMTALGVSTPRPEVVDAAMAGMNQYFEMKDLVNKTGEYIARLLDVEGATVVSCASAGIAQSVAAVLVKDSDWLLDNLHVTPIEHNEIVLPKGHNVNFGAPVGTMVALGGGRLVEAGYANECSAEQLAAAITPRTAAILYIKSHHCVQKSMLNVAQAAEVARQHHLPLIVDAAAEEDLQGYYRMGADLVIYSGAKAIEGPTSGLVIGKTQYVEWVKRQSMGIGRAMKVGKEGILGLTCAIEHYLTASKESGEEMVAKMTPFIEQLNTLNGVTARVVWDSAGRDIARAEIKFDEAVTGVKTGDLVNALKQGEYAIYFRGYKANEGIIEADVRSVDAQQLAVVARRIAEVLNKEKQA